The sequence below is a genomic window from Sphaeramia orbicularis unplaced genomic scaffold, fSphaOr1.1, whole genome shotgun sequence.
GGGGAGCCCACCTGCCCCGGGGAGTCCACCTGCCCTGGGGAGCCCACCTGCCCCGGGGAGTCCACCTGCCCCGGGGAGCCCACCTGCCCTGGGAGTCCACCTGCCCTGGGAGTCCACCTGCCCTGGGGAGCCCACCTGCCCTGGGGAGCCCACCTGCCCTGGGAGCCCACCTGCCCTGGGAGTCCACCTGCCCTGGGAGTCCACCTGCCCTGGGGAGCCCACCTGCCCTGGGAGTCCCCCTGCCCTGGGGAGTCCACCTGCCCCGGGGAGCCCACCTGCCCCGGGGAGTCCACCTGCCCCGGGGAGCCCACCTGCCCCGGGGAGTCCACCTGCCCTGGGAGTCCACCTGCCCTGGGAGTCCACCTGCCCTGGGGAGCCCACCTGCCCCGGGGAGTCCACCTGCCCCGGGGAGCCCACCTGCCCTGGGGAGCCCACCTGCCCTGGGAGTCCACCTGCCCTGGGGAGTCCACCTGCCCCGGGGAGCCCACCTGCCCCGGGGAGTCCACCTGCCCTGGGAGTCCACCTGCCCTGGGAGTCCACCTGCCCTGACAGAACTTCAGCTGGATCCACCTGGGACGCTTGGGACAAGTGGAGGGTGGTGTGTCTGTGTGCTCTGTCGGTGGAGGACACCGAAGACATCTACCTATTTGGATTTATGACAGAGGGACACCTTCTGATTGGTCTGGGGATGGCCCAGATCTGTGGCAAAATCAGCGAGACAGCAGCACGCAAAGACACCCCGCTGCTGTCGATGGAAATGAAGAAGCACTTTAGAGCGGTGAGTGACAATGTGAAGGAATTCCAACGGGTGGTGACGCAGTCGGAGGACAGTGTGGCAGACCAGATAGCTAATATTTCTGTAGTATTATGGcgtacatttggcatttttgtcattctgaaaacctttagtctgaactgtggtctGACTAAGGTTATCTATAATAGatgtggaggcaccagcagtatctgtctgagttctggcatatgtgtgcTGAACTGGGCACAGAGCAGATCCAGtacagggatggtatggcatgtttatggcaagaaaGAAGACTGACTAAAGAGCACCAACATCTGactccatatatggatgtgttttggttgtgtttggcatatttctgtaaagccaaaacactgcacaaagagcgggaatttctacccagaagaaaacccacttcatgttaaaaacatgatcaacacaaatttgggtgaattttgtcctcctttaggcctctctttgggtcagttttggctactttttggctggattatggggatttggggcttttctgggacagttATGGCTATGTTTTGGAAGTCCAcagttagttttgggtgaattttggcttccttctggtttggtTTTGGCTTGACTATTTTGGGCTATTTAGGGGCTTACACAttcacccagaactttgccaaaatggcatgccagttttgggccagatttaagccataatgattttgctatctgggagacCTGGTCGGACGGGCTGCGGACTCACATAAGAAGTCGGATTACATCGCGGGTCAGTCCGTAGAGGGGCTGAGAGGCAACGCAGAGGGGCTCCGTAAAACTGCAGAACTGAAAGAGAAGGTGGACGAACCGTGTAGAGGCCTGactgctctgaagtgaggagtaAACGCTGAGGCCAGGTAGGACAAAATGTAAGTTATACTCAGTTAAAGCAGAAGTTTCCCTCATGGTCAAATTGTTTTCCCCTGAGAGCTGAGGAAGCAGCTGGATTCTTCTCTAATCAACTCTCCCTGCAGTCAGAACATCTTCCACGGTCAGGACACAGTGGGAGTGGACTGATAAAGACTGGTACCAGCTGAAGGACAGATGGACCCACTGTGTCTCTTATTTTGCACACATTCTTACAAGgacaaagacacaacacacacactcacctgccCCACTCCAAAGCTTGTCTGCTCTCAAACTCTGTTTTTTTACCCTATCCCATGAATCCtgtcaaatccatgaaaaaattccagcatgtgtccacgtgtactgtgtgaaaactgtaggatgtcttatatttgtgctttgcattttcctgtttttcacaGCAAATTTGGAAGGAAAGGGTTCAGTGGTTCAGCGGTTCAGAGCAGCGGCCCATGTCCCTGATCAGCCAACGCAGTCTGCGCTGATGTactctgtactggcaaatgacaataCACTGCAAGTCATTCTttccttcattcattccttcattcattcattccttcataaACAGCAGATGTTCTGACCTCAGTTCCTCTCAGGTCTCTTGGATGGTAGACGTCATCTGTCATCTGCACCGTCAAACCAAAGTCC
It includes:
- the LOC115416052 gene encoding basic proline-rich protein-like isoform X1; the encoded protein is MATEERPWGAHLPWGAHLPWGAHLPWESTCPGSPPALGSPPALGVHLPWGVHLPWESTCPGSPPALGSPPALGVHLPWESTCPGEPTCPGSPPAPGSPPAPGSPPAPGSPPAPGSPPALGVHLPWEPTCPGEPTCPGEPTCPGSPPALGVHLPWEAPRPGEPTCPGSPPALGSPPAPGSPPAPGSPPALGSPPAPGSPPAPGSPPALGVHLPWESTCPGEPTCPGEPTCPGSPPALGVHLPWESTCPGEPTCPGSPPALGSPPAPGSPPAPGSPPAPGSPPAPGSPPALGVHLPWESTCPGEPTCPGESTCPGEPTCPGEPTCPGSPPALGSPPAPGSPPAPGSPPALGVHLPWESTCPDRTSAGSTWDAWDKWRVVCLCALSVEDTEDIYLFGFMTEGHLLIGLGMAQICGKISETAARKDTPLLSMEMKKHFRAVSDNVKEFQRVVTQSEDSVADQIANISVVLWRTFGIFVILKTFSLNCGLTKVIYNRCGGTSSICLSSGICVLNWAQSRSSTGMVWHVYGKKED